The proteins below are encoded in one region of Streptomyces sp. NBC_00490:
- the pglW gene encoding BREX system serine/threonine kinase PglW, translating into MRADSPRWHEVSKSEFPHERAGLALVRELLPDRPPFQAWSNFEFRDRQGKWHEVDLLVLGESRLHLVELKHYRGTISGNAYTWQRNNRSEDSPLPLARRKAQRLATVVKDALRELAPQLGSRDVPFIQESIFLHAPDSRCQLPSGDRTDLFGLDGEQSRSGLPSIAERLLEPLGARRRPGLIDHDDLLPALFERIGFAQRREHVVGSWRLTGQPEAEGVDWQEWPAEHRIARDRARIRFMVTPPGSSDAQRQASRQLVEREYGLTRRLQHDGLLLPRDLVEDEIGVGLVFPDDREAQRLDLWLDDQQGSASLNAQVSVIRQLAEVLAYAHRNHVVHRGLTPAAVQVRSADPDVKVRLGGWQVAGRDDPANATRPSHGASTRIMRALEEEGSSNDPERRHAEAYLAPEGRWDPTADRIRLDVFALGAVAYHLVAGQPPATDGADLRERLNRDGGLDLTVDIPEVPGTLRRLVLEATRPVVTRRLRDMQAFLALLDDVDREVSSPGAGADGDPLEAAPGTLIGQRFELLRRLGSGSTAVGLLVKDRENGDERRVLKVARDDSAARRLVDEAEVLLTLRPKAHPRIVRLSDEQILRVGRRTALLLESAGDETLADALRERTRLSLDLLDRWGTDVLEALVGLDKAGVDHRDIKPANLGIREQRSDRAKHLVLFDFSLSRAGAASIEAGTPPYLDPFLGTPLRPNWDSAAERYAAAVTLYEMATGRAPVYGDGLSDPSVLRDEVTLEPGAFDPSLTDQLTAFFRTALSRDSRQRHHTAAEMHAAWRAVFTGTDTAPPEDADERAAAATPTMSLSEAGLSARALSAVEPLGLATVADLALADPGKLSRLAGVADVSRREVRSRAKQWRERFAAELAATTQPSAAVKHLDDPLSDPSETAEVLAQAAGSTRATGRRRAARILLGLAPGADAFATRAEFATACGLSGAPQASNALSAVQDSWADNPSARRRLDDVLARATEALTSLGGIATADDVVAVLAASAGTAESELESQAAQRRVAAGLLVAALDRAELVERGGGDSSPVTRRRRRGGRSILLTTAPVLLDAADTLGSIADELVADATATGDHVVPVGRAAARLRPAWPQSVTAPDDTRLAKIAARLSTRAHASRRGELHDRDLDAAVAIRIALGGLAPSQKLTVDDVKRRVRARFPELAALPNRPRLDQVITEAKLPLSWDGEAFAIPSRRSDGTSLASRTMFAPRGIPLGRSSDGAATREDAQLRQSASSRSFLALGAPAGGQDAVAEALVARHGAISLDLSAVLLEALRTRANAAGIPWELVKAADAAAPGTRDMQGLSALVQQAAPAVEEAITAAIASAPGSTRPVLLVEAAPLARYGHLDIVARLADITTSRAQAVWLVLPLGSDRAPLIDRVPVPLTHGGQFLCLDDWLRALTPEGESA; encoded by the coding sequence GTGCGTGCTGACAGCCCTCGCTGGCATGAGGTCAGCAAGTCAGAGTTCCCTCATGAGCGGGCTGGTCTGGCTCTGGTACGCGAGTTGCTCCCCGACCGGCCGCCGTTCCAGGCTTGGAGCAACTTCGAATTCCGTGATCGCCAGGGGAAATGGCACGAAGTCGACCTGTTGGTCCTTGGCGAGAGCCGACTGCACCTTGTCGAGCTCAAGCACTACCGCGGAACGATCTCCGGTAACGCCTACACCTGGCAGCGCAACAACCGCAGCGAAGATTCACCGCTGCCGTTGGCCCGCCGAAAGGCCCAGCGGCTGGCCACCGTAGTCAAGGATGCCCTGCGCGAGCTGGCGCCTCAGCTGGGCAGCCGGGATGTCCCCTTCATCCAAGAATCCATCTTCCTTCATGCTCCCGACAGCCGCTGCCAGCTTCCTTCTGGGGACCGAACCGATCTCTTCGGCCTCGACGGAGAGCAGTCGCGCAGCGGTCTGCCGAGTATTGCGGAGAGGCTGCTCGAACCTCTCGGTGCACGGCGTCGGCCAGGACTGATCGACCACGACGATCTACTGCCAGCCCTATTCGAGCGGATTGGTTTCGCTCAGCGACGCGAGCACGTAGTGGGATCATGGCGACTGACCGGCCAGCCTGAAGCGGAAGGTGTGGACTGGCAGGAGTGGCCTGCTGAGCACCGGATCGCTCGCGACCGCGCCCGCATTCGATTCATGGTGACCCCGCCCGGGTCGTCGGACGCCCAGCGTCAGGCGTCCCGTCAACTGGTAGAGCGCGAATACGGACTCACTCGCCGCCTGCAGCACGACGGGCTGCTGCTCCCGCGCGATCTCGTCGAGGACGAGATTGGCGTGGGTCTCGTGTTCCCGGACGACCGGGAGGCCCAGCGACTCGACCTCTGGCTGGACGACCAGCAGGGAAGTGCGTCCCTCAACGCACAGGTCTCTGTCATCCGACAGCTGGCCGAGGTACTCGCCTACGCGCACCGTAACCACGTAGTGCACCGTGGCCTCACACCAGCAGCTGTGCAAGTGCGGTCTGCCGATCCCGACGTAAAGGTCCGGCTCGGCGGCTGGCAGGTAGCCGGCCGGGACGACCCCGCGAACGCCACCCGCCCCTCGCACGGTGCCTCGACGCGGATCATGCGAGCCCTCGAAGAGGAGGGCTCCTCTAATGACCCAGAGCGCCGGCACGCCGAGGCATACCTTGCACCGGAGGGGCGCTGGGACCCAACGGCGGACCGGATCCGGCTTGATGTCTTCGCTCTCGGTGCCGTTGCCTACCATCTGGTTGCAGGCCAGCCTCCGGCAACCGATGGCGCTGACCTGCGCGAACGCCTCAACCGTGACGGCGGCCTCGACCTGACCGTCGATATCCCCGAGGTGCCCGGAACTCTGCGCCGCCTCGTGCTCGAAGCGACTCGCCCGGTAGTCACTCGGCGGCTGCGAGACATGCAGGCATTTCTCGCCCTGCTCGACGACGTCGACCGGGAGGTTTCCTCACCAGGGGCCGGCGCCGACGGCGACCCCCTCGAAGCTGCCCCTGGAACCTTGATCGGCCAGCGCTTCGAACTCCTGCGCCGCCTCGGCTCGGGTTCCACCGCCGTCGGGCTCCTCGTCAAGGACCGCGAGAATGGCGACGAGCGTCGCGTCCTGAAAGTCGCCCGGGACGACTCGGCCGCCCGACGCCTCGTCGACGAGGCCGAGGTGCTCCTCACGCTCAGGCCCAAGGCTCACCCACGCATCGTCCGCCTGTCGGACGAGCAAATCCTGCGGGTCGGCCGCCGCACCGCTCTTCTCCTGGAGAGCGCCGGCGACGAGACTCTCGCTGACGCTCTCCGCGAGCGCACGAGGCTCTCGCTCGACCTGCTCGACCGCTGGGGAACAGACGTACTTGAAGCGCTCGTCGGGCTCGACAAAGCGGGGGTCGACCACCGCGATATCAAGCCAGCCAACCTCGGCATCCGCGAGCAGCGCTCGGATCGTGCCAAGCACCTCGTCCTCTTCGATTTCTCGCTCTCGCGTGCCGGCGCCGCGTCCATCGAAGCAGGCACACCCCCGTACCTCGACCCGTTCCTTGGCACCCCGCTTCGCCCGAACTGGGACTCTGCTGCGGAACGATACGCCGCAGCGGTAACCCTGTACGAGATGGCGACCGGTCGCGCGCCCGTATACGGCGACGGGCTGTCAGATCCATCCGTACTCCGTGACGAGGTAACTCTCGAGCCGGGTGCATTCGATCCGAGCCTCACTGACCAGCTCACCGCCTTTTTCCGGACTGCCCTGAGCCGTGACTCCCGGCAGCGGCACCACACTGCCGCAGAGATGCACGCCGCCTGGCGTGCCGTCTTTACCGGCACCGACACAGCCCCGCCGGAAGACGCCGACGAGCGAGCCGCAGCGGCAACACCGACAATGTCGCTCTCCGAAGCGGGCCTTTCGGCTCGTGCCCTGTCTGCAGTGGAACCGCTTGGACTCGCAACGGTCGCAGACTTGGCCCTTGCCGACCCGGGAAAGCTCTCCCGGCTGGCTGGCGTCGCCGACGTCAGCCGTCGGGAAGTCCGCTCCCGAGCCAAGCAGTGGCGCGAGCGTTTTGCCGCAGAACTGGCGGCAACGACGCAGCCATCGGCCGCTGTTAAGCACCTAGACGATCCGCTCAGCGATCCCTCAGAAACCGCGGAAGTCCTGGCCCAGGCCGCCGGGTCCACCCGCGCAACCGGACGACGTCGCGCCGCCCGGATCCTGCTGGGCCTCGCACCGGGAGCGGACGCCTTCGCGACCCGGGCCGAGTTCGCCACGGCCTGCGGGCTCAGCGGCGCCCCCCAGGCGTCCAACGCACTGTCTGCGGTACAAGATTCCTGGGCTGACAATCCCTCGGCGCGGCGGCGGCTGGATGACGTCCTCGCGCGTGCCACCGAAGCCCTGACCTCGCTAGGTGGCATCGCCACTGCCGACGATGTCGTGGCCGTACTGGCGGCGTCTGCCGGAACCGCGGAATCAGAGCTGGAGTCGCAGGCCGCACAGCGTCGGGTCGCGGCCGGGCTGCTCGTCGCCGCTCTCGACCGCGCTGAACTGGTCGAAAGGGGCGGAGGGGACTCGTCGCCCGTCACCCGCCGGCGTCGGCGTGGCGGTCGCAGCATCCTGCTCACCACTGCCCCGGTTCTTCTGGACGCAGCCGACACCCTCGGATCGATTGCGGACGAACTCGTCGCGGACGCGACCGCGACCGGCGATCATGTGGTGCCAGTCGGTCGGGCAGCAGCCCGTTTGCGCCCGGCATGGCCCCAAAGCGTCACCGCTCCAGACGACACTCGATTGGCCAAGATCGCGGCCAGGCTCTCGACGCGGGCCCACGCGTCGAGGCGCGGCGAGCTCCACGACCGGGATCTCGACGCTGCCGTGGCAATCCGAATTGCTCTTGGAGGGCTCGCCCCGTCTCAGAAGCTCACCGTGGACGACGTGAAGCGTCGCGTCCGGGCACGCTTCCCGGAATTGGCGGCACTCCCCAACCGCCCGCGGCTCGACCAGGTGATCACTGAGGCGAAGCTGCCGCTGAGCTGGGACGGCGAGGCATTCGCGATCCCGTCACGTCGCTCTGATGGCACAAGCCTCGCCAGTCGCACGATGTTCGCCCCGCGAGGCATCCCCCTGGGCCGTAGCTCGGATGGTGCCGCCACACGCGAAGACGCACAGCTTAGGCAGAGTGCGTCCAGCCGGTCCTTCCTCGCTCTGGGAGCCCCCGCCGGCGGCCAAGATGCCGTTGCCGAAGCACTCGTAGCCCGCCACGGCGCCATCTCACTCGATCTCTCAGCGGTTCTCCTGGAAGCCCTGCGCACCCGGGCGAACGCAGCGGGGATCCCGTGGGAGCTGGTCAAAGCAGCCGATGCCGCAGCGCCCGGCACCCGGGACATGCAGGGCCTATCAGCCCTTGTGCAACAGGCAGCTCCGGCAGTGGAGGAAGCCATCACAGCCGCGATCGCCAGCGCCCCTGGCAGTACCCGGCCTGTACTGCTCGTCGAGGCCGCACCGCTCGCTCGCTACGGTCACCTCGACATTGTGGCGCGACTGGCCGACATCACCACCAGTCGCGCCCAGGCAGTCTGGCTGGTCCTCCCGCTCGGCAGTGACCGAGCGCCCCTGATCGATCGCGTACCCGTACCGCTTACTCACGGCGGACAGTTCCTCTGCCTCGATGACTGGCTCCGCGCCCTCACGCCTGAAGGAGAATCTGCGTGA
- the pglZ gene encoding BREX-2 system phosphatase PglZ, with the protein MTATSASLPVIRALIDQARSKQFEGGVIGILARPEWDGPAEFEHESVPVRVMPCPSALAVREALLSRSSERWLVVLTDRDTDDLGLGITAHLVGKTLRQPDPWEAVRDGFGATRLDHRLVTAPHPRDLANGFLTATPEGGWAPARGGLLTPDHAFSSLASARLGLGRAGGEIDSGAVLAWSSHPASATSLADLRSLAGDTIVDALLDWIGRRTGATGKAVAPLLRSGRSRDAVPLGLVTRAVLSSAMESGPRALLRAQLGERLSDPVLQAWASDSETVTTDLLVRDSDASAHVLARAETLLDTLEAGSFADASGFLRRGLSSRLATLGEALRLATERASVRARSHGSDAPLADLARLPAVEQALAEVESHALAGHPDESRVPRAHAAVRLTRWLARPAHPLPTKHLDSHVARHRDHDAWVDRAADDVWTGVSDEGLAQGLRTVLAAARLRRSSHDLAFAAALARHEGDGKSAPGEVANLEEVMGRTVLPLAKAQPVLLIIADGMSASVASEVVDDMVHRYESWLECVPQNQDRRGAALALLPTLTRVSRTSLLCGELRDGGQAEEQDGFKNLCRAAGVKGALFHKRPLDSSEAGFELSHDVTAAIDDVAGTQLVACVLNTIDDALDRSDPGGTSWNASNIKHLRPLLDAARRSGRIVVLTSDHGHVVERREGRSLAIAGASSNRSRPTTGTPAEEGEVRVHGPRVLLHGGDAILAVDERLRYGNLKAGYHGGGAPAEVVVPVCVLTPAREPEGWRYAPPQSPDWWRGPVAVEPSAEPAVSPAASPRSQQAKSSPTLFDVTAPAPTPREDLATAVVASSTYRDQRSRAARVLITNDQVSSLLRALLAAPANRLDNESAAASLGIATVQFSGALGQVQRLLNVEQYPVLSRDADGVAVVLDTALLCEQFEVAE; encoded by the coding sequence GTGACAGCGACATCCGCTTCGCTGCCCGTTATCCGTGCTCTCATCGACCAGGCGCGTAGCAAGCAGTTCGAGGGAGGCGTGATCGGCATTCTTGCCCGCCCGGAGTGGGATGGCCCTGCGGAGTTCGAGCATGAGAGTGTCCCGGTGCGCGTGATGCCGTGCCCCTCAGCTCTGGCAGTCCGGGAAGCGCTGCTCAGCCGCTCGTCGGAGCGCTGGCTGGTCGTACTCACCGACCGCGACACGGATGACCTCGGGCTTGGCATTACGGCGCACCTGGTCGGCAAGACACTGCGTCAACCCGACCCTTGGGAGGCCGTGCGCGACGGCTTCGGGGCCACACGCCTGGACCATCGCCTAGTGACAGCGCCGCACCCGCGCGACCTCGCGAACGGATTCCTGACCGCCACACCCGAAGGAGGCTGGGCTCCAGCCCGTGGTGGTCTCCTCACGCCTGACCATGCCTTCAGCAGTCTTGCTTCCGCCCGCCTCGGCCTCGGCCGAGCCGGCGGCGAGATCGACTCTGGTGCCGTGCTCGCCTGGTCCAGCCATCCGGCGTCAGCAACCAGCCTGGCAGACCTGCGTTCCCTTGCCGGTGACACCATCGTTGATGCCCTGCTCGATTGGATCGGCCGACGCACTGGTGCCACCGGAAAGGCCGTTGCGCCTCTCCTGCGCAGCGGACGCTCACGCGACGCGGTGCCCCTTGGACTTGTCACCCGCGCAGTCCTCAGCTCGGCCATGGAATCTGGTCCGCGGGCCCTCCTGCGCGCCCAGCTCGGTGAACGGCTCTCTGACCCTGTACTCCAGGCATGGGCAAGTGACAGCGAAACCGTCACCACCGACCTCCTCGTACGTGACAGTGATGCTTCCGCCCACGTTCTTGCGCGCGCCGAGACCCTGCTCGACACCCTGGAAGCCGGATCGTTCGCCGACGCCTCCGGTTTTCTTCGCCGTGGGCTCTCTTCACGGCTTGCCACACTTGGCGAGGCGCTCCGTCTGGCCACAGAGCGCGCCTCTGTCCGCGCCCGCTCCCACGGGTCCGACGCACCACTCGCGGATCTCGCCCGGCTGCCGGCAGTCGAGCAGGCACTCGCGGAAGTGGAGAGTCATGCTCTCGCCGGGCATCCTGACGAATCGCGCGTTCCTCGTGCTCATGCGGCCGTCCGGCTGACGCGCTGGCTGGCCCGGCCGGCACACCCCCTACCGACAAAGCACCTCGACTCCCATGTCGCGCGGCACCGCGACCATGACGCATGGGTTGACCGCGCCGCAGACGACGTCTGGACCGGCGTCTCGGATGAAGGACTCGCCCAGGGGCTGAGAACAGTCCTGGCCGCCGCCCGACTCCGGCGCAGCTCTCACGATCTCGCCTTCGCCGCTGCCCTCGCGCGCCACGAAGGCGACGGCAAAAGCGCCCCCGGTGAGGTGGCCAACCTTGAGGAGGTCATGGGACGCACAGTCCTCCCGCTGGCCAAGGCCCAACCGGTGCTTCTGATCATTGCCGACGGCATGAGTGCGTCCGTTGCCAGCGAGGTCGTCGACGACATGGTGCACCGCTACGAGTCATGGTTGGAGTGCGTACCCCAAAATCAGGACCGCCGTGGCGCGGCGCTTGCCCTGCTGCCTACCCTGACGCGCGTGTCGCGCACGAGTCTGCTCTGCGGTGAGCTCCGCGACGGCGGCCAAGCCGAGGAACAGGACGGCTTCAAGAACCTGTGCCGAGCCGCTGGCGTGAAGGGGGCGCTGTTCCATAAACGACCGCTTGACAGCAGCGAAGCCGGATTCGAACTCAGCCACGATGTCACCGCTGCCATCGACGACGTCGCAGGCACCCAGCTTGTCGCTTGCGTTCTCAACACGATCGACGATGCGCTCGACCGATCTGACCCTGGCGGCACCTCCTGGAATGCCAGCAACATCAAGCACCTGCGCCCCTTGCTCGATGCGGCCCGTCGCTCGGGGCGAATCGTCGTCCTCACGTCCGATCACGGGCATGTCGTCGAGCGTCGCGAGGGCCGAAGCCTGGCTATTGCAGGCGCCTCCAGCAACCGATCTCGCCCCACCACTGGCACCCCTGCGGAGGAGGGAGAAGTACGCGTACATGGTCCTCGCGTGCTGTTGCACGGTGGCGACGCCATTCTCGCCGTCGACGAGCGTCTGCGGTACGGGAATCTGAAGGCTGGCTACCACGGTGGCGGCGCTCCCGCAGAGGTCGTCGTCCCGGTTTGTGTCCTGACTCCAGCCAGAGAGCCTGAGGGATGGCGATACGCGCCTCCGCAGTCGCCGGACTGGTGGCGAGGCCCCGTCGCCGTCGAGCCGTCCGCCGAACCGGCGGTCTCACCCGCGGCGTCCCCACGTAGCCAGCAGGCGAAGAGCAGCCCCACGCTCTTTGACGTAACAGCCCCGGCCCCCACACCACGTGAGGACCTCGCCACCGCAGTGGTCGCCTCGTCGACCTATCGTGACCAGCGTTCGCGCGCGGCTCGTGTCCTGATTACCAATGATCAGGTGAGCAGCTTGCTGCGAGCGCTCTTGGCCGCGCCCGCGAACCGGCTCGACAACGAGTCGGCTGCCGCCTCGCTGGGGATCGCCACCGTCCAGTTCTCCGGTGCTCTCGGGCAGGTCCAGCGGTTGCTCAACGTCGAGCAGTACCCGGTCCTCAGTAGGGATGCCGATGGTGTCGCCGTTGTCCTCGACACCGCTCTGCTGTGTGAACAGTTCGAGGTAGCCGAGTGA
- the pglX gene encoding BREX-2 system adenine-specific DNA-methyltransferase PglX, which translates to MTASDTLTAELRAEMSWLESDLRNRVTAQPAVDHAWQAEYQLALDAERTTESWEEWADDRVTQAAVAWVLVTVFIRFAEDNQLVKPVWISGPQSRRDEAFAAQAQFLRETARTNPDVTDREWLQAAVAYLRELPATRALVDETSALWLVTPSGDAASRLLSFWRERDENGELLRDLTDESLSTRFLGDLYQNLSLDAQERYALKQTPIFVEKFILDHTLEPALAERSLNGFRVIDPTCGSGHFLLGAFTRLLDRWHNESPALEPWARVQKALDAIHGVDLNPFAVAIARFRLTVAALVAGSIRQLEDAPAFKYHLAVGDSLLHGTEKNTLPGMDNTGNFLAGHSYSTENLDLLGEILQSERYDVVVGNPPYIAINDKALKNAYRTRYNYCKGAFVYTVPFMERFFDLAKTGRNAGRVGQITSNSFMQRQFGKPLVERFFPTKDLTLVADTSGAFIPGHGTPTVIMIGRNRQPVTSTVRTVLGRRGEPGRPLGDPAKGKVWSSIAAHVGDPQYADEWVTVTDLERASLAKHPWSLSGGGAIELQQLIEATPRRLNALISRIGMFGDSHAEEIFAADPGALSRLGVSSNDIVSVNAGNGLRDWQMTATGELLLAPGPVTHPTPAPETERALWPWRTPLWARATFADGDYRAAGHHWLSWHQLSVTDPLQTHISFAKISTHNHFAIALSGLVEKPSSLRVELREGADESDHCGLLAVLNSSTACFWLKQKSHDKGSQGVNEGFKSQAWERFYEFTGTTLRQFPLPVDLPADRGLQLAQHATHLADQAPSAVAAATTPTRAALDSACRNSKATLAAMVSLQEELDWEVYRLYGLTSEDLTYPGSDLPALALGERAFEIVLARQPSAEANGTTWFERHRSTPIQDIPHDWPAPYRKVVERRIALIEGNPALQLLEQPEYKRRWESELWGKREERALRSWLLDRLEHTRFWFDSAGRPTPRSIAHLADDVSRDPDLVAVLALWEGRPDVSVTASLQRLLAEEAVPFLAAYRYKDSGLRTRAAWERTWAVQRQEDAGEKTGPIAVPPKYKAGDFARKEYWTHRGRNDVPKERFILYPGAGRDTDPTPVLGWAGWDHAQKALGLAQLIQSRESDGWSDDRLVPLVAGLSELQPWVEQWHSAPDPFYGGVSPSEFFHEQLELLARQVGKTREQLADWRPVSTRRKAIS; encoded by the coding sequence GTGACCGCGTCCGACACGCTTACCGCCGAGCTGCGCGCCGAGATGTCCTGGCTGGAAAGCGATCTCCGGAATCGAGTTACTGCTCAGCCAGCGGTGGACCACGCGTGGCAGGCGGAATATCAGCTCGCTCTGGATGCGGAGCGGACGACCGAGTCCTGGGAAGAGTGGGCAGATGACCGCGTCACTCAAGCCGCAGTGGCCTGGGTGCTGGTAACAGTCTTCATCCGGTTCGCCGAAGACAACCAGCTGGTCAAGCCGGTGTGGATCTCCGGCCCTCAGTCTCGGCGTGACGAGGCGTTCGCTGCGCAGGCCCAGTTCCTGCGTGAGACAGCCCGCACCAACCCGGACGTCACAGACCGAGAATGGCTGCAGGCCGCAGTTGCGTACCTGCGAGAGCTTCCGGCGACCCGGGCGCTGGTCGACGAGACATCCGCGTTGTGGCTCGTGACCCCCTCAGGTGACGCGGCTTCACGTTTGCTCTCCTTCTGGCGCGAGCGTGATGAAAACGGCGAGCTTCTGCGCGATCTGACTGATGAGAGCCTCAGCACCCGTTTCCTGGGCGACCTCTACCAGAACCTGTCCTTGGACGCCCAGGAACGCTACGCGCTGAAGCAGACTCCGATCTTCGTCGAGAAATTCATCCTCGATCACACACTTGAGCCGGCCCTGGCTGAGCGTTCTCTCAACGGTTTCAGGGTAATCGACCCCACTTGCGGTTCCGGGCATTTCCTCCTCGGAGCGTTCACCCGCCTACTCGACCGCTGGCACAACGAATCCCCTGCCCTGGAGCCGTGGGCGCGAGTGCAGAAAGCCCTGGACGCCATCCACGGCGTTGACCTCAATCCCTTCGCCGTGGCAATCGCACGATTCCGCCTGACAGTTGCCGCACTTGTGGCCGGAAGTATTCGGCAGCTAGAGGACGCTCCGGCCTTCAAATATCATCTCGCTGTCGGAGATTCACTGCTCCACGGAACCGAGAAGAACACCCTGCCGGGCATGGATAATACGGGGAACTTCTTGGCGGGGCACAGCTACTCTACCGAGAACCTTGACCTCCTCGGCGAAATACTGCAATCCGAGCGCTACGATGTCGTGGTCGGAAACCCCCCCTACATTGCAATCAACGACAAAGCACTCAAGAACGCCTATCGAACGCGTTACAACTACTGCAAGGGTGCTTTCGTTTATACCGTCCCGTTCATGGAACGGTTCTTCGATCTGGCCAAGACTGGCCGCAACGCGGGCCGCGTGGGGCAGATCACCAGTAATTCGTTCATGCAGCGCCAGTTCGGGAAACCTCTTGTCGAGCGATTTTTCCCGACCAAAGACCTGACGCTTGTCGCAGATACGTCTGGAGCCTTCATTCCAGGGCACGGCACGCCGACGGTCATCATGATCGGTCGCAATCGGCAGCCTGTCACCTCCACTGTGAGGACGGTCCTGGGGCGCCGCGGAGAACCGGGACGCCCCCTGGGGGACCCCGCCAAGGGCAAGGTCTGGTCATCGATCGCCGCTCACGTCGGCGACCCGCAGTATGCCGACGAGTGGGTGACAGTCACCGATCTGGAGCGCGCGTCCTTGGCCAAGCACCCCTGGTCACTCAGCGGTGGCGGCGCCATCGAACTGCAGCAACTGATCGAGGCAACCCCACGCCGCCTCAACGCGCTCATTAGCAGAATTGGAATGTTCGGAGACAGCCACGCCGAGGAAATCTTCGCGGCGGATCCAGGCGCACTCTCCCGGCTCGGCGTGTCAAGCAATGACATCGTTAGCGTCAATGCGGGGAACGGTCTGCGCGATTGGCAGATGACGGCAACCGGCGAGCTCCTCCTCGCACCTGGTCCGGTGACGCACCCCACGCCCGCGCCTGAAACAGAGCGTGCGCTGTGGCCCTGGCGCACCCCGCTGTGGGCGCGAGCCACCTTCGCCGACGGCGACTACCGCGCTGCCGGTCATCACTGGCTCAGCTGGCACCAGCTCAGCGTGACGGACCCTCTCCAGACCCACATCTCCTTCGCGAAGATTTCAACCCACAATCATTTCGCTATTGCTCTCTCCGGGCTCGTGGAAAAGCCGAGCAGTCTTCGTGTGGAGCTCCGCGAAGGCGCCGACGAGAGCGATCATTGCGGGCTCTTGGCTGTATTGAACTCGTCAACCGCTTGCTTCTGGCTCAAGCAGAAAAGCCACGACAAGGGGAGCCAAGGAGTTAACGAAGGATTCAAGTCCCAAGCCTGGGAGCGTTTTTACGAGTTCACGGGAACCACACTTCGCCAATTCCCTCTACCCGTAGATCTTCCAGCCGACCGCGGCCTGCAGCTCGCTCAACACGCCACGCATCTTGCAGATCAGGCACCCTCAGCTGTTGCGGCAGCGACAACGCCGACGCGCGCAGCCTTGGACTCCGCTTGCCGCAATAGCAAAGCTACGCTGGCAGCCATGGTGTCCCTGCAGGAGGAGTTGGACTGGGAGGTCTACCGCCTGTACGGACTGACGAGTGAGGATTTGACCTACCCGGGCTCTGATCTGCCAGCACTGGCACTAGGTGAACGAGCATTCGAGATCGTTCTCGCGCGACAGCCCTCAGCAGAAGCAAACGGCACCACTTGGTTCGAGCGGCACCGCTCGACTCCTATCCAGGACATTCCCCACGACTGGCCGGCTCCATACCGCAAGGTGGTAGAGCGGCGCATTGCGCTGATCGAGGGGAACCCGGCACTTCAACTCCTGGAGCAGCCGGAGTACAAGCGCCGGTGGGAAAGTGAGCTCTGGGGCAAGCGGGAGGAGCGCGCCCTCCGTTCCTGGCTCCTTGACCGGTTGGAGCACACGCGGTTCTGGTTCGACTCAGCGGGCCGTCCCACCCCACGCAGCATCGCGCATCTCGCTGATGATGTCTCCCGCGATCCTGACCTCGTAGCCGTCCTCGCCCTGTGGGAAGGGCGCCCCGATGTCTCCGTCACAGCCAGCCTGCAGCGACTACTCGCAGAGGAAGCCGTCCCGTTTCTCGCGGCCTACCGCTATAAGGATTCCGGCTTGCGCACTCGTGCAGCATGGGAGCGGACGTGGGCCGTGCAGCGCCAGGAAGACGCAGGGGAGAAGACCGGGCCGATTGCGGTCCCGCCGAAGTACAAGGCTGGCGACTTCGCCCGCAAGGAATACTGGACGCATCGCGGCCGAAACGATGTGCCCAAGGAGCGGTTCATCCTTTATCCGGGAGCCGGTCGCGACACTGACCCCACTCCGGTTCTCGGGTGGGCCGGCTGGGACCACGCCCAGAAGGCTCTTGGCCTCGCCCAGCTCATCCAGAGCCGCGAGAGCGACGGTTGGTCCGACGACCGGCTGGTCCCCCTCGTAGCCGGTCTCTCCGAGCTGCAGCCCTGGGTCGAACAGTGGCACTCCGCTCCTGACCCCTTCTACGGCGGCGTATCCCCATCGGAGTTCTTCCACGAGCAGCTAGAATTGCTCGCCCGGCAGGTTGGCAAGACCCGTGAACAGCTCGCCGATTGGCGTCCCGTTTCCACCCGCCGGAAGGCGATCTCATGA